One genomic segment of Capricornis sumatraensis isolate serow.1 chromosome X, serow.2, whole genome shotgun sequence includes these proteins:
- the TMSB15B gene encoding thymosin beta-15B, translating into MSDKPDLSEVEKFDKSKLKKTNTKEKNTLPSKETIQQEKECAQTS; encoded by the exons ATGAGTGATAAACCAGACTTGTCTGAAGTGGAGAAGTTTGACAAGTCCAAACTGAAGAAAACtaatactaaagaaaaaaacactcttCCCTCAAAGGAAA CTATCCAGCAGGAGAAAGAGTGTGCTCAAACTTCATAA